A genomic segment from Thermothielavioides terrestris NRRL 8126 chromosome 4, complete sequence encodes:
- a CDS encoding histone H3-K79 methyltransferase-like protein (1|DOT1_CHAGB RecName: Full=Histone-lysine N-methyltransferase, H3 lysine-79 specific. AltName: Full=Histone H3-K79 methyltransferase Contains conserved domain DOT1[pfam08123], Histone methylation protein DOT1), whose protein sequence is MSIFSKRSKFRVPTEVRRIKQVVEPVAQPKTARAAILGSTAAPAAASHSVSRSSHGTPRASPKPASSSRTQALQSAMSSPELRRSSTTTSRKRRAAYTNSPLNDSDPESDDEDWRETLDPSKRRKRAHTEDPARQLRHPRLWAGQNEEEDELGIVHAVEVASLADKCRPVMGLEEDEVGVRLRYPGANYLERYELVWGRDKIDGARDIMEVVNLVGSIYLTDAQAKPFLDQDHGIYRRLEKSKNTKDGKGFKAALQEYNEQLLALQKKGAIAQNIDAMRGVPRELVETILRQVYDRTVAPKVELLAKYQNGTDNVYGELLHPFVSDIFDRTKLTSEMVFVDLGSGVGNVTLQAALERGCESWGCEMMENACNLAEAQQKEFAARCQLWGIAPGKVHLERGDFCKNERTLAALKRADVVLVNNQAFTSELNGTLVNMFLDLKVGCKIVSLKTFVHDNKTAANDVAASILDVEHFSYPGGYVSWTAAPGTFCISTRK, encoded by the exons ATGAGCATATTCAGCAAAAGGTCCAAATTCCGAGTTCCGACCGAGGTCCGCCGAATCAAGCAGGTCGTCGAGCCGGTCGCACAGCCCAAGACGGCCCGAGCAGCGATCCTCGGCAGCACAGCGGCCCCAGCCGCGGCCTCCCATTCCGTGTCGAGAAGCTCCCACGGCACGCCGCGCGCCTCCCCCAAGCCGGCCTCGTCATCACGAACCCAGGCGCTCCAGTCTGCCATGTCCTCCCCGGAATTGAGGCGCTCCTCGACAACAACGAGTCGGAAAAGACGCGCTGCGTATACTAATTCCCCACTCAACGACTCCGATCCCGAGTCCGACGACGAAGATTGGCGCGAGACGCTAGACCCGAGCAAGCGGCGGAAGCGGGCGCACACCGAAGACCCGGCCCGACAATTGCGACATCCGAGATTGTGGGCTGGGCAAaatgaggaggaggatgagtTGGGAATTGTGCACGCGGTCGAGGTCGCCTCGCTGGCGGATAAATGCCGGCCCGTCATGGGGTTagaggaggacgaggttGGGGTGAGGTTGCGGTATCCCGGGGCGAATTATCTCGAGCG GTACGAGCTCGTCTGGGGCAGGGACAAGATCGACGGGGCTCGGGATATCATGGAGGTAGTAAATCTCGTGGGCTCGATATACCTCACCGATGCACAAGCGAAGCCATTCTTGGACCAGGACCACGGTATCTACCGCCGGCTGGAAAAGAGCAAGAACACCAAAGACGGAAAGGGCTTCAAAGCGGCGTTGCAAGAATACaacgagcagctgctggcccTTCAGAAGAAGGGCGCCATAGCGCAGAACATCGACGCCATGCGGGGTGTTCCCCGGGAGCTGGTCGAGACCATCCTGCGCCAAGTCTATGACCGCACCGTGGCGCCCAAGGTCGAACTGCTCGCCAAGTACCAGAACGGCACCGACAACGTCTATGGCGAGCTGCTCCACCCCTTCGTGTCGGACATCTTCGACCGGACCAAGCTGACGTCGGAAATGGTGTTCGTCGACCTCGGTTCGGGCGTCGGCAACGTGACGCTccaggcggcgctggagagGGGGTGCGAGAGCTGGGGCTGCGAGATGATGGAGAACGCGTGCAACCTCGCCGAGGCGCAGCAGAAGGAGTTTGCGGCCCGGTGCCAGCTGTGGGGCATTGCGCCGGGCAAAGTCCATCTCGAGCGAGGCGACTTCTGCAAGAACGAGCGgacgctggcggcgctgaagCGCGCGGACGTGGTCCTCGTCAACAACCAGGCGTTCACGTCGGAGCTCAACGGCACCCTGGTCAACATGTTTCTGGACCTCAAGGTCGGGTGCAAGATCGTGTCGCTCAAGACGTTCGTGCACGACAACAAGACTGCGGCGAACGATGTCGCCGCGTCCATCTTGGATGTCGAGCACTTCTCATACCCCGGGGGGTATGTCAGCTGGACTGCTGCGCCCGGCACGTTTTGCATCTCGACGAGGAAGTGA